The nucleotide sequence GCTTGGTATACCTATCCCGGCGGCTGTAGAAAATCCGGAAGAATCTGATTATGAGGAGCTGCCGGAACAGACACCCAGGGAACTTGGACTTGGAACAGCAATTTCACTTTTTGATGTACCTCTGCATTTTGCGTTTTATGAAGCTTCAAAAAATCCTGAAGCATTTGACATGGGAGGGCTTTTTGAAAATACTCTTGTGAAAAGGCGACCTTGGAACGCTGTAACATTTGTAGACAACCATGATACGCAGCCGGGACAGTCATTGGAAAGCTTTGTAGAGCCATGGTTCAAACCAATAGCATATGCAATGATACTTTTGAGAAAAGATGGAATTCCCTGTGTGTTTTATGGCGATTATTATGGCATTCCGCATGATAAGATAGAGCCTATCAGTGCACTTCCGATACTTATGCTTATAAGAAAGCTCTGCGCATACGATCTTCAAAAGGATTATTTTGATACTCGTACTATTGTAGGATTTACGAGATCGGGAAATTTAGAGCATCCTGATTCGGGACTCGCAGTTGTAGCAACAAGCAGAGATCCGGGAAGCAAATACATGGTCATAGGAGAGGATAAAACCAGGGGCGGACAGCGTTTTTATGACGCTCTCGGAAATTTCGATGATCCTGTAGTCCTTGATAACAATAACGGAGCGGATTTCCCTGTCAGAGGCGGTTCGGTATCGGTTTACGTCTCCGAACCAATCTACAGAGTCATAAGAACTATGCTATAGTCTTTGATTTAGACTGTTGCGTTGTTCGTAGGAACTTTGAGGCGAACGGCGAACACCGAACAACGTTGCATTGTTGGGGTTCAGAAGGGTAATAACAGGTGAAGACAGTCTTTTAGGCAGAATTCACCTGAATAAAATATGATATAAAAGGAGAAAGGGAAAATGAACTATATCGGGGTAGATTTAGGCACATCGGCTGTAAAACTGATGCTTATGGCATCAGATGGGAAAATATTGAAGATTGTTTCAAGAGAATATCCTGTGAGCTTTCCTCATGCAGGCTGGTCAGAGCAGAATCCTAAAGACTGGTATGAGGCTGTAATTGATGGAATTAAGGAGCTGACAGCAGATTTTGACAAGAATGAAATTGCCGGGATCGGATGCGGCGGGCAGATGCATGGACTTGTTGCACTTGATGAAAATGATGAAGTCATTCGTCCGGCTATACTTTGGAATGATGGAAGAACAGTCGAGGAAACAGAATATTTAAACGAAGTCATAGGAAAAAAGAAACTTGCACAGTATACGGGGAATATTGCTTTTGCCGGTTTCACGGCGCCAAAGATCCTCTGGATGAAAAAGCATGAGCCTGAAAAATTCGATAAAATAAGAAAGATCATGCTGCCAAAGGATTATATAAACTATAAACTTACAGGTGTTCATTCTACGGATTATTCAGATGCTTCAGGAATGCTTCTTTTGGATGTGGCGAATAAATGCTGGAGCAAAGAAATGGCAGAGATCTGCGGCATCGACATGAAAGTCCTGCCCGGGCTTTTTGAAAGCTATGAGATTATAGGAAATCTTTCGAAAGAAGCTGCGGAGCTTCTGGGACTGAATGAAAATGTGAAGGTTGTTGCCGGAGCAGGAGATAATGCAGCAGCTGCTGTAGGAACAGGAACAGTTGGTGACGGAAGCTGCAATATATCAGTAGGTACGTCCGGAACTATCTTTATAGCAAGCAGAGATTTTAAGATGGATTCAAATAATGCACTGCATTCATTTGATCATGCAGATGGTCATTATCATCTCATGGGCTGCATGCTGAGTGCTGCTTCCTGCAAAAAATGGTGGTTTGAGGATATATTAAAGACTGATGATTATGCGGGTGAAGAAAAGCGTATAGATAAACTTGGCGAAAATAATATATTTTTCCTGCCATATCTCATGGGAGAGAGATCACCTCATAATGATACCTCTGCAAGAGGTGCATTTATAGGAATGAGTATGGACAGCAGCAGAGCAGATATGAGCCAGGCAGTTATAGAGGGAATAATGTTTGGACTCAGAGATTCCCTGGAGATAGCAAGAAGTCTTGGTTTAAAGATAGAGAAGAGCAAAATCTGCGGCGGAGGGTCAAGAGGTGTCCTTTCTAAGAAAATTGCAGCGTCAGTGATGAACCTTGAACTGGAAATAATAGAAAACGAGCAGGGACCTGCACTCGGAGGCGCAATGCTTGCGGCAGTAGGAGCAGGAGAATATAAAAGCGTGGAAGAGGCTGCGGATAAGATCGTTAAGGTGGTAGAGACGGTAAAACCTGATCCGGAGCTCGTTAAGAAATATAATGAAAAATATGAAAAATTCAAAAGTTATTATCCTTTGCTTAAAGGCAATTTTTAAGGGAAAAAGCGACAGTCAATTTTGGCTGTCGCTTTTTTGCATCTTATTTTATCCATATAAGATGTGTAAGCGCCCTTTTGATTAAATAAAAACATACCGATAAATAAACTAGGATAGTATCTCTTTGGTATAAGGTCAGATGCTTGACTTATAATGCTTATATAGGTAGAATGAAACTTGTTTTAAAAAAAAATATGTATAAAACTGTATTGAGCGCAATCGCAATTAATACAATAAAATATTTGGCAAATGAGCCTTGACGTTAAAATTCGAATAGGCTTTTTGTAATAAAAAGATAGGAGGAATGGAAGAGTAAATGAGTTCATTCGGAAAAAAGGTTTTATCGATCGCCATTGCATGCGTATTCTGCGGAAGCCTGATCGCGTATACAAGTACGCATAAGGCACAGGAGACTGCGCAGGTTGGAGCAGACACATCCGAGATCCCTGCAGACGCAGTCACAGCAGAGGGCAGTGCCCAGGGAATGGATGGAGAAGTTAAAGTTGAGGTAGTTGCAACTGCTGATAGGATTTATTCAGTAGCAGTTACCGAGGAGAATGAGACGGAGGGAATCGGATCGAAAGCTGTTGAGTCGATACCGGGAGCAATCTATGAAGCTCAGTGCGTCGATGTTGACGCTGTAACAGGAGCAACGATCACAAGTACAGCAATTAAAGAAGCTGTATCTGCAGCTATTACATCTGCAGGCTTTGATCTTTCTGTCTTCCAGGCAGGCGGAGCAGCAGCTTCTGCAGCGGCAGCTACAGCCGCACCTGAAGAGAAAAAAGAGGATGCAACCTATGATACTGATATTGTGATCGTAGGAGCAGGCGGAGCAGGAATGACTGCGG is from Lachnospiraceae bacterium C1.1 and encodes:
- the xylB gene encoding xylulokinase; protein product: MNYIGVDLGTSAVKLMLMASDGKILKIVSREYPVSFPHAGWSEQNPKDWYEAVIDGIKELTADFDKNEIAGIGCGGQMHGLVALDENDEVIRPAILWNDGRTVEETEYLNEVIGKKKLAQYTGNIAFAGFTAPKILWMKKHEPEKFDKIRKIMLPKDYINYKLTGVHSTDYSDASGMLLLDVANKCWSKEMAEICGIDMKVLPGLFESYEIIGNLSKEAAELLGLNENVKVVAGAGDNAAAAVGTGTVGDGSCNISVGTSGTIFIASRDFKMDSNNALHSFDHADGHYHLMGCMLSAASCKKWWFEDILKTDDYAGEEKRIDKLGENNIFFLPYLMGERSPHNDTSARGAFIGMSMDSSRADMSQAVIEGIMFGLRDSLEIARSLGLKIEKSKICGGGSRGVLSKKIAASVMNLELEIIENEQGPALGGAMLAAVGAGEYKSVEEAADKIVKVVETVKPDPELVKKYNEKYEKFKSYYPLLKGNF